From Saccharomyces paradoxus chromosome III, complete sequence, a single genomic window includes:
- the GID7 gene encoding glucose-induced degradation complex subunit GID7 (Subunit of GID Complex that binds directly to central component Vid30p~similar to YCL039W): MSHTNKIAYVLNNDTEETSLPSSVGCFDKKQLTKLLIHTLKELGYDSAADQLLLESGGYQNESNHIQTFFKLIKSGQFQLINWQIICSLPLAHSSPLRSEWLQTLVIPTPTPATTSLFDHMLLQLQYLQQLINSVNSSTCSDAEIATLRNYVEIMILVNRQIFLEFFHPATTSASHTGPHTALPVLYLRKILKNFIEIWDSLLVSNDQFLNEENIFNPETTLRELSTYLTNPKLTAQLDLERDHLIDAISKYIDPNELVPKGRLLHLLKQAIKYQQSQDIFNIIDPDDDASFSSPPHRINLLQDNFSHDLTVTFQEWKTIQDTTDEIWFLTFSPNGKYLASATSESSRGYFITVYDVEQDFKIYKTCVSLSQSVLYLMFSPDSRYLVACPFSEDVTIYDMNATCLPDASTTDSFLPYPSTRLSPMDSFKLDATASLDDTESSTSSSSRPANANSNQSRVWCCDAFHTAERAGWMVVGSPDREAIVHSLTTKESLFSLKGRTCIALGHDENVSGRKLIDPAKVLYKPTNNNGNWQYVEDDETFPRVHDVKISYDDNYVLLMTHQGVIDVYDFSGFPSKEELSKQTLDLKNVLIPRIARLDVGKNMTCISLPLNTAHQGSHKQQISESQHSVLVSLQDNELQMWDYKENILIQKYFGQKQQHFIIRSCFAYGNKLVMSGSEDGKIYIWDRIRGNLISVLSGHSTVMSNSTKPMGKNCNVVASNPADKEMFASGGDDGKIKIWKILRN, encoded by the coding sequence GATACATACTTTAAAGGAGCTGGGCTACGACTCCGCCGCTGACCAGTTACTGCTAGAGAGCGGCGGATACCAGAATGAGTCCAATCACATTCAGACTTTCTTCAAACTCATCAAAAGCGGTCAGTTCCAGCTTATTAACTGGCAGATAATTTGCTCACTGCCCCTTGCCCATAGCTCTCCGCTAAGGTCCGAATGGCTCCAAACACTAGTCATTCCTACGCCGACGCCCGCCACCACTTCACTTTTTGACCACATGCTTCTGCAATTGCAATATCTGCAGCAGCTCATTAACTCCGTAAATTCGTCAACTTGCTCAGACGCGGAGATCGCCACGCTCAGAAATTACGTAGAGATCATGATTCTCGTCAATAGACAAATCTTCCTCGAGTTCTTCCATCCAGCAACAACCTCAGCGTCCCACACGGGCCCTCACACTGCGCTCCCCGTCCTGTACTTGCGCAAAATTCTCAAAAACTTCATCGAGATATGGGATTCCCTGTTGGTGTCTAACGATCAGTTCCtcaatgaagaaaatatcttCAATCCGGAAACCACTTTGAGAGAACTGTCTACGTACCTGACTAACCCAAAACTCACCGCGCAGTTGGATCTCGAGCGAGACCATTTGATTGACGCTATCTCCAAATATATCGATCCGAACGAACTCGTTCCCAAGGGTCGTCTCTTGCATCTCTTGAAACAGGCCATCAAGTACCAACAGTCGCAAgacattttcaatatcattgaTCCTGACGACGAcgcttctttttcctctccCCCCCACCGCATCAACCTTTTGCAAGACAACTTCTCACACGACCTGACTGTGACCTTCCAAGAATGGAAGACCATCCAGGACACCACGGACGAGATTTGGTTTTTAACCTTCTCACCCAATGGCAAGTATTTGGCCTCTGCGACTTCCGAGTCCTCGAGAGGCTACTTCATTACCGTTTATGACGTGGAACAAGActtcaaaatttataaGACTTGCGTGAGTTTGTCGCAATCTGTACTGTATCTCATGTTTTCCCCCGACAGCCGATACTTGGTCGCATGCCCTTTCAGCGAAGACGTTACCATATACGACATGAATGCCACCTGCCTACCTGATGCATCTACCACAGACTCATTCTTACCGTACCCTTCTACCAGGCTCTCACCCATGGACTCATTTAAACTAGACGCCACTGCGTCCTTAGATGATACAGAATCATCAACGTCGTCTTCCTCCAGGCCAGCAAACGCGAATTCTAATCAATCAAGGGTATGGTGCTGCGATGCCTTCCACACCGCGGAACGTGCAGGCTGGATGGTAGTTGGATCACCCGACAGAGAAGCTATTGTCCACTCCCTCACCACAAAAGAGTCCCTTTTTAGCCTAAAAGGGAGGACTTGTATCGCGCTGGGCCATGATGAAAACGTCTCTGGGAGAAAATTAATCGACCCTGCAAAAGTCCTTTACAAACCGACAAATAACAATGGTAACTGGCAATACGTCGAGGACGACGAAACATTCCCACGAGTGCACGACGTGAAAATTAGCTATGACGATAACTACGTGCTTTTGATGACCCACCAGGGTGTTATAGATGTTTACGACTTCAGTGGGTTCCCCTCCAAGGAAGAGCTATCTAAACAAACACTGGATCTTAAAAACGTCCTGATTCCAAGAATCGCAAGGTTGGATGTTGGCAAAAACATGACTTGTATCTCATTACCGCTAAATACCGCGCACCAAGGCAGCCATAAGCAACAAATATCTGAGTCTCAACATTCGGTTTTAGTTAGTCTACAAGATAACGAGTTGCAAATGTGGGACTATaaggaaaatattcttATACAAAAGTATTTTGGTCAAAAGCAACAGCATTTTATAATCAGATCTTGCTTCGCCTACGGCAATAAACTTGTAATGAGCGGATCAGAAGATGGCAAAATTTACATTTGGGACAGAATTAGAGGTAATTTAATCTCTGTGTTATCCGGTCATTCCACAGTAATGAGTAATTCTACGAAACCCATGGGGAAGAATTGTAACGTAGTTGCATCAAACCCTGCagataaagaaatgttTGCTTCCGGCGGAGATGATGGTAAGATAAAAATCTGGAAGATTTTAAGAAACTAA
- the ATG22 gene encoding Atg22p (Vacuolar integral membrane protein required for efflux of amino acids~similar to YCL038C): MSYGTINDMNESVTNYRIKKAQNNIKGWYAYSFSSEPFVVSAVSTYIPLLLQQFASINGVKVHDHSIPCLSETGGGSDKCVLGLFNNRIFVDTSSFALYVFSLSVLFQTIIVISVSGIVDLWGSVKFKGRILVWFGIVGALSTVGISKLSDTQVYSLSGLYIVANGCFGVINVVGNSLLPIFVKDSLKCQSQGVYEPDKVDSLTTVISGRGASLGYSSALIVQIVSMFLVASKKGSKQDVQVAVLFVGIWWFVWQLPMIWLIDDVTIPIRADGSTAASAHGPYPDEQEALNQLNWKRYLSYGWVSLFESFKHATLLKDVMIFLIAWFIISDSITTINSTAVLFSKAELHMSTLNLIMISVLTVINAMLGAFMIPQFLATKFRWTSSQTLMYIIIWASFIPFYGILGFFFNAFGLKHKFEMFLLAIWYGLSLGGLSAVSRSVFSLIVPPGKESTFFSMFSITDKGSSILGPFLVGLLTDKTHNIRYSFYFFFLLLMLSLPVLNCLDVKRGRREAEELSQVLPESERRLD, encoded by the coding sequence ATGAGCTATGGAACTATAAATGATATGAATGAATCGGTAACGAACTAtcgaataaaaaaagccCAAAACAATATCAAGGGATGGTACGCTTACTCGTTTTCTAGTGAGCCTTTTGTGGTTTCTGCAGTCTCAACGTATATTCCTTTATTATTACAGCAATTTGCCAGTATAAATGGTGTAAAAGTGCATGATCACTCCATACCTTGCCTGTCAGAAACGGGTGGTGGTTCAGATAAGTGTGTTCTTGGTCTGTTCAACAACCGGATCTTCGTAGATACTTCAAGTTTTGCATTATACGTCTTCTCCCTTAGTGTTTTATTCCAAACAATAATAGTCATTTCTGTTTCAGGGATAGTAGATCTTTGGGGGAGTGTTAAATTCAAAGGCAGAATTCTGGTTTGGTTTGGTATTGTGGGAGCATTATCCACTGTTGGGATTTCCAAATTGAGTGATACCCAGGTTTATTCTCTATCTGGCCTTTATATTGTGGCTAATGGTTGTTTTGGCGTTATCAATGTGGTTGGGAATTCTCTTCTGCCCATTTTTGTTAAGGATTCGTTGAAATGTCAAAGTCAAGGAGTCTATGAACCTGATAAGGTAGACTCATTAACCACTGTTATTAGCGGTAGAGGTGCCTCTTTGGGTTATTCAAGCGCCCTGATTGTTCAGATCGTATCCATGTTCTTGGTCGCATCAAAAAAGGGCAGTAAGCAGGATGTTCAAGTGGCTGTTCTTTTCGTAGGGATCTGGTGGTTTGTATGGCAATTGCCCATGATCTGGTTGATTGACGACGTGACGATACCGATAAGAGCAGATGGTTCTACAGCAGCATCCGCCCATGGTCCGTATCCCGATGAGCAAGAGGCTTTAAACCAGTTAAATTGGAAGAGATACCTTTCGTATGGTTGGGTATCACTTTTCGAATCGTTTAAACATGCCACGCTATTGAAAGATGTGATGATTTTCCTTATTGCGTGGTTTATTATTAGTGATTCCATTACCACGATAAACTCTACAGCGGTTCTGTTCTCTAAGGCAGAGTTACACATGAGCACCCTCAACCTAATCATGATAAGTGTTTTGACCGTTATAAATGCAATGTTGGGCGCTTTTATGATCCCACAGTTTCTTGCCACAAAGTTTCGGTGGACTTCCAGCCAGACTTTGatgtatattatcatttgGGCAAGTTTCATACCATTTTATGGTATCCttggatttttcttcaatgcGTTCGGTTTAAAACATAAGTTTGAAATGTTCTTATTGGCCATTTGGTACGGATTATCACTAGGTGGCCTATCGGCAGTCTCAAGATCAGTTTTCAGTTTGATTGTACCTCCAGGAAAAGAATCTACATTTTTTAGTATGTTCAGTATCACGGATAAGGGGTCATCCATCCTGGGACCCTTCCTTGTTGGACTGCTTACCGATAAGACGCATAATATTCGCTATTcgttttatttcttcttccttcttttgaTGCTATCATTGCCTGTACTAAACTGCCTGGATGTTAAGAGAGGTAGACGGGAAGCTGAAGAATTGAGTCAAGTATTGCCTGAAAGTGAAAGAAGACTGGATTAG